The Plasmodium knowlesi strain H genome assembly, chromosome: 4 genome window below encodes:
- a CDS encoding TMEM121 domain-containing protein, putative: MITKILNGWRISFFFNLMTFIVQQLGLYYILFEYNKLILLLCTFDIYIFIHFCFNNSQSFAAVKGGNCWILYVYSISFKVIFMYFFAFNENAYSEETNTDYYNKCVIFALLSLSTLIYTALSVKSYKQLYPDEMTITNEHIFHNNLILHVVIDLFDIFELLFTLVKLSYIVKNTNFWIKIIGGVLISFSLYLNAYSFPIISLVTEKSRKNLDLGDIYFCKKHAAVVGIILVDIPFMILRFYFLASYVSNVHFQPLLIKNVCFIPIKCLTIKHCNLIFERLRRNIDHTDNGGRVENTLAITKHTNSNNNTTKPDDGTLIPYGSLAGSMPNVVNRPSGGVLKKRSIVSLSTVGFNNSLDIKSVQSLRNEAETQAGYGHASRNRKITTVLDAKQDGEQVNGSGHTLNYPNLCEYFENLVENQVATFRKLNVKKNKIGKKFTMNKLMYTNVSNNERYHCYLDDSLKVSYLNQIRLIIPYVTYCLGKIAMSIVIYFFYTQIDIHGLKIILTQSDMYYKLFEHNHIMFTVSFLIILGNSVISFLSSVFLSSILEVLFFTLFIFVKCTSDFLFLLLLVYNNIFEIFLRNLNKSEKYAPYFYLLFAVIPSFKIIRNIYVFLCSLSGRQFIGYIIRPFMNETSKSKLPPFLNINGGNTAITGIGTEAMSGLSNTLDREVTNGVGSSPPSRALHTDELNLFDKEESSQKNNFKGDYKGFISIASLLIYINTKHMHGLSSLSTLMIGNNFIKNLRLNYNLKNNHLLLIVLTLVTRFLLLLFICMHHRSKIWTDECVRMFYCGVTFIFMLDLIFKVSYLIVSHNIRMCASYNLHLKSMYEDVYYNAKARDDLQKNHLKDLHSKYQMNHFYVRTVPLFSEIF; this comes from the coding sequence ATGATCACCAAAATCCTGAACGGATGGCgcatctccttcttcttcaaccTGATGACCTTCATCGTGCAGCAGCTGGGGCTGTACTACATTCTCTTCGAGTACAACAAGctcatcctcctcctctgcaccttcgatatatatattttcatccACTTTTGCTTCAATAACTCCCAATCCTTTGCTGCCGTCAAGGGAGGCAACTGTTGGATCCTTTACGTCTACTCCATCTCGTTCAAagttatttttatgtacttTTTTGCCTTCAACGAAAATGCCTATTCAGAAGAAACAAACACAGATTATTATAACAAGTGCGTTATCTTTGCTCTCCTCAGTTTGAGTACGCTCATATACACGGCTCTGTCTGTGAAGTCGTACAAGCAACTCTACCCAGATGAAATGACCATAACGAATGAACATATTTTCCACAACAATTTAATCCTCCACGTCGTCATAGACCTATTTGACATTTTCGAGCTGCTCTTCACTCTGGTCAAGCTCTCATACATTGTTAAGAACACCAATTTTTGGATCAAAATAATTGGAGGagttttaatttccttctccctctaCTTAAATGCCTATTCTTTTCCGATTATTTCCCTTGTGAcagaaaaaagcagaaaaaatttggacCTTGGGGATATTTACTTTTGCAAAAAGCATGCTGCTGTTGTTGGCATTATCCTGGTGGACATTCCCTTTATGATTTTACGATTCTACTTCTTAGCCTCCTACGTTTCGAATGTACATTTCCAACCCCTTTTAATTAAGAACGTGTGTTTCATCCCGATAAAGTGCCTTACTATAAAGCATTGCAATTTGATCTTCGAGAGGTTACGTCGAAATATAGACCACACGGATAATGGCGGTCGAGTGGAAAACACCCTGGCGATTACAAAACACACCAACAGTAATAACAACACCACCAAGCCGGATGATGGcaccctcattccttatggCTCCCTTGCTGGGAGTATGCCCAACGTGGTGAATCGCCCCTCTGGTGGGGTTCTGAAGAAACGGTCCATCGTGTCTTTGAGCACCGTGGGGTTCAACAACTCCTTGGACATCAAGTCGGTGCAGTCGTTGAGGAACGAGGCGGAAACACAAGCGGGGTATGGTCACGCTTCCAGGAATAGGAAAATCACAACCGTCCTTGATGCCAAGCAGGACGGTGAACAGGTTAACGGGAGTGGTCATACCCTTAATTACCCCAACCTCTGCGAATATTTTGAGAATTTGGTGGAAAATCAAGTGGCTACATTTCGAAAGCtaaatgtgaagaagaataaaataggaaaaaagttTACCATGAACAAACTAATGTACACCAATGTATCGAACAACGAAAGATACCATTGCTACTTAGACGACAGTCTGAAGGTTTCGTACCTGAACCAGATTCGCCTGATCATTCCTTATGTTACGTACTGCCTTGGTAAAATAGCCATGTCAATAgtaatttactttttctacACACAGATAGATATTCATGGcttgaaaataattcttaCACAGTCAGATATGTATTACAAACTGTTCGAACACAACCATATCATGTTTACCGTATCCTTTTTAATAATCCTTGGCAACTCAgttatatcatttttgtcTTCTGTCTTTCTCTCCAGCATATTGGaggttttattttttactctttttatttttgtaaaatgcaCCTCggattttctcttcctcctcctacTTGTCTACAACaacatttttgaaattttcctGAGGAACCTTAACAAGTCAGAGAAATACGCTCCATATTTTTACCTCCTCTTTGCagtcattccttccttcaagATCATTAGGAACATATACGTATTTTTGTGTTCCTTGTCTGGCCGTCAATTCATCGGATACATCATTCGCCCCTTCATGAACGAGACAAGCAAGAGTAAgttgcccccctttttaaacaTAAACGGGGGTAACACAGCGATTACCGGTATAGGCACAGAAGCAATGAGCGGGTTGAGTAATACTTTGGATAGAGAAGTAACCAACGGAGTGGGGTCTTCTCCCCCTAGTAGAGCTCTCCACACGGATGAACTTAACCTGTTCGATAAGGAAGAGTCTAGTCAAAAGAACAACTTCAAAGGAGACTACAAGGGATTCATATCTATTGCATCTCTCCTTATCTACATCAACACAAAGCACATGCATGGACTATCCTCACTCTCAACACTAATGATAGGAAATAATTTCATCAAGAATCTCAGGCTgaattataatttaaaaaacaaccaTTTGCTACTCATCGTTTTAACTCTTGTAACCCGCTTCCTTTTGCTACTCTTCATCTGCATGCACCACAGATCGAAAATATGGACAGATGAGTGTGTCCGTATGTTTTACTGTGGAGTTACTTTTATCTTTATGCTTGActtaatttttaaagttaGCTACCTCATTGTTTCTCACAATATTCGGATGTGCGCTTCGTACAATTTGCACCTCAAGTCCATGTACGAAGACGTGTACTACAACGCAAAGGCTAGAGACGATCTGCAGAAGAACCATCTCAAAGACTTGCATAGCAAGTACCAGATGAACCACTTCTACGTGCGCACTGTGCCGCTCTTTTCGGAGATCTTCTAG
- a CDS encoding MtN3-like protein produces MGISKRLALFVALVLFFWCSDPVQCDEVAIRGVPGGATPSNEEKTDKGNKEEKTDKANKEEKKDKAVNSENAASTPGGEGKDQSQEANVNLKGGASKEQIAKGEEAISATIGGGGAQAQTTFLQSNEKEGGDKDRGTNNDSTNSANSANSANSANSANSANSANSANSANSANSANSTNNSNGGKSMKSGTEVEDSVVKEITPKEETPNEGSAKGKDGGAEKAGALRNGSNTGEAKGVSNGVPNGVANGVPKDVPNDMHKEETQSKSTNEELYEELKKQNEEEKNADMNFLKILSIGSSLFMQLVLFPSIFKMIKKKTTGEVDGLPYVVLLFSSFLWLVYGMLLNNSAIICPNLVGLVLGSFYSLMYHKYCKNMWLKQKLFSYYKICGFICFALYAFLYLLTYEQYELFVGFMAFISSIVNFGAPLSYVQIVIKKKNSSLIPLEIATGSLVCSFLWVTYGFTIKDGFVIVPNLCGFILSLLQIALILLYSNKEAIVNYGDGDEVDFVTDGGGIHVNRKNRYAPTENHIFLNDFNLDAENRMGSAEVSIRSTNYENNGSGSNMKNGNNASGSFLDSTYDETSPLTGANFGMGFANGGAGRQGYLSRSGSAHQDSPLTF; encoded by the coding sequence atgggtATTTCGAAAAGGCTCGCACTTTTTGTAGCCcttgtgctttttttctGGTGTTCTGATCCAGTTCAGTGTGATGAGGTGGCTATAAGAGGAGTGCCCGGCGGGGCTACGCCGTCCAACGAGGAGAAGACGGACAAGGGGaacaaggaggagaagacGGATAAGGCGAAcaaagaggagaagaaggacaaAGCGGTGAACTCGGAGAACGCAGCCAGCACCCCGGGGGGCGAAGGCAAAGATCAAAGCCAAGAAGCCAATGTAAATTTAAAGGGCGGTGCTTCGAAGGAGCAAATCGCCAAAGGGGAGGAGGCCATCTCTGCGACTATTGGCGGAGGTGGGGCACAGGCGCAGACGACCTTCTTGCAGAGCAACGagaaggaggggggagaTAAGGATAGAGGAACGAACAATGATAGTACGAACAGTGCGAACAGTGCGAACAGTGCCAACAGTGCCAACAGTGCCAACAGTGCCAACAGTGCCAACAGTGCCAACAGTGCCAACAGTGCCAACAGTGCCAACAGTACGAACAATTCCAACGGCGGGAAGAGCATGAAGAGCGGAACCGAGGTGGAAGACTCCGTGGTTAAGGAAATAACCCCCAAGGAGGAGACGCCAAACGAGGGGAGCGCCAAAGGGAAAGACGGAGGAGCAGAAAAGGCTGGAGCACTTCGAAATGGAAGCAACACTGGTGAGGCGAAGGGCGTGTCAAACGGTGTGCCAAACGGTGTGGCAAACGGTGTGCCAAAAGACGTGCCAAACGATATGCATAAAGAGGAGACCCAGAGCAAAAGTACCAACGAGGAGTTGTACGAAGAactaaaaaaacaaaatgaagaagaaaaaaacgcagaCATGAATTTTCTGAAAATACTATCCATCGGATCATCCCTTTTTATGCAGTTAGTATTAttcccttccatttttaaaatgataaagaagaaaacgacCGGAGAGGTAGATGGGTTACCCTACGTGGTGTTGTTGTTTTCATCGTTCCTGTGGTTGGTATATGGGATGTTGCTAAATAACTCCGCCATCATTTGTCCAAACTTAGTAGGTCTTGTATTAGGGTCCTTTTACTCTCTCATGTATCATAAGTATTGCAAGAACATGTGGCTAAAACAAAAGTTATTTTCCTATTACAAGATTTGTGGCTTCATATGCTTTGCGCTTTACGCCTTTCTATACCTGTTGACATATGAGCAGTACGAATTGTTTGTTGGATTCATGGCGTTTATATCAAGCATAGTGAACTTTGGTGCCCCTTTGTCTTACGTACAGATAgtaattaaaaagaagaattcttCTCTGATCCCGTTGGAAATAGCCACAGGGAGTTTGGTGTGCTCTTTCCTGTGGGTGACCTACGGGTTCACCATCAAGGATGGATTTGTCATTGTACCCAACTTATGTGGGTTTATCTTAAGTCTCTTACAGATTGCCTTAATTTTATTGTATTCCAACAAGGAGGCTATTGTTAATTACGGAGATGGAGACGAAGTTGATTTTGTAACTGACGGTGGAGGAATCCATGTAAACAGGAAGAACCGTTACGCACCTACAGAGAACCATATTTTCTTGAATGATTTCAATTTGGATGCAGAAAACAGAATGGGTAGTGCAGAGGTGTCTATCCGCTCAacaaattatgaaaataacGGAAGTGGTAGTAATATGAAGAATGGTAACAATGCGAGTGGTTCCTTTTTAGACTCAACGTATGACGAGACTTCTCCCCTTACGGGCGCGAACTTTGGAATGGGCTTTGCCAACGGTGGGGCAGGTCGGCAGGGCTACCTTAGTCGCTCAGGTAGTGCGCATCAGGATTCTCCTCTTACATTCTAA
- a CDS encoding ATP synthase subunit alpha, mitochondrial, putative — protein sequence MQRVHKVRLLGHQLRRRVNWNCATVVPFSTKISPVEISKILEKKFENFDFKTSANEVGYVLSVGDGICRAFGLNNVKSSELLEIHNSDTSAGEGASSITYGMATNLEYDNVGVVIFGNDRNIKEGDIIKRTNRIIDVSVGPELLGRVVDGLGKEIDGGKPIQTNEKRKIEIKAPGIIARKSVNESIITGIKCIDSLVPIGRGQRELIIGDRQTGKTAIAVDTIIHQKNINEQVPDSEKVYCIYVAIGQKKSNIAKLVNLLKKYDALKYTIIVNSSASDASPLQFLAPYTGCAMAEYFRDNGKHALIIFDDLSKQAVAYRQLSLLLRRPPGREAYPGDIFYIHSKLLERSSKLNDKLKGGSLTALPIIETLNNDVSAYIPTNVISITDGQIFLESELFYKGIIPAINVGLSVSRIGSSAQYKCMKKLASSMKLELAQFREIVAFSQFGSDLDASTKKLIEKGKILTEILKQKQYSPVSISYQICLIYAATKDYLASLTIDKVQDFEKRYFEYLDNNYADVLKKIQNNCDLAEVEDQIKESIQRFLELYKGESS from the coding sequence ATGCAGAGAGTGCATAAAGTGCGCCTGTTGGGACATCAGCTGAGGAGGAGGGTGAACTGGAACTGTGCCACAGTGGTGCCATTCTCCACGAAAATAAGCCCAGTGGAAATTTCGAAAatattggagaaaaaatttgagAACTTCGACTTTAAAACTTCCGCAAATGAAGTGGGATACGTGTTAAGTGTGGGAGATGGTATATGTAGAGCCTTCGGTTTGAATAATGTGAAGTCGTCTGAATTGCTTGAAATACACAATAGTGATACATCTGCAGGGGAAGGTGCTTCAAGCATCACGTATGGAATGGCGACGAACCTTGAATACGATAACGTTGGAGTCGTAATTTTTGGAAACGACAGGAATATAAAGGAAGGAGATATAATAAAACGGACGAACAGAATTATCGACGTGAGTGTTGGTCCAGAGTTACTGGGTCGTGTCGTAGACGGATTGGGAAAGGAGATTGATGGAGGAAAACCCATTCAGACTAACGAGAAGAGAAAGATAGAAATAAAGGCACCAGGAATTATTGCGCGTAAGAGTGTGAATGAGTCCATTATTACAGGCATCAAGTGCATTGATAGTTTAGTTCCTATCGGTAGGGGACAGAGAGAGTTAATTATAGGGGATAGACAAACAGGCAAGACAGCCATAGCAGTCGACACAATTATTCatcagaaaaatattaatgagCAGGTGCCAGATAGTGAGAAGGTCTATTGTATTTATGTTGCcattggacaaaaaaaaagtaacattGCCAAATTGGTGAACCTTCTAAAAAAGTACGATGCCTTGAAATACACCATCATTGTAAATTCGAGCGCATCAGATGCTTCTCCTCTCCAGTTTTTGGCTCCATACACAGGTTGTGCTATGGCTGAGTATTTTAGAGACAATGGAAAGCATGCTTTGATTATCTTCGATGACTTGAGTAAACAAGCAGTTGCCTATAGACAGTTGTCTCTTCTTTTGAGAAGACCACCAGGGAGAGAAGCCTACCCAGGCGATATCTTTTACATCCATTCTAAGCTCCTGGAGAGATCATCTAAATTGAATGACAAGTTGAAAGGAGGAAGTCTCACTGCACTACCAATTATAGAGACTCTAAACAACGATGTATCTGCGTATATTCCTACCAATGTCATTTCCATTACGGATGGACAGATATTTTTGGAGAGCGAATTGTTTTACAAAGGAATAATTCCTGCGATTAATGTTGGATTGAGTGTGTCTCGTATAGGAAGTAGTGCCCAGTACAAGTGCATGAAGAAATTAGCATCTTCTATGAAGTTGGAGCTAGCTCAATTTCGTGAAATCGTGGCCTTTTCTCAATTCGGTTCTGATTTAGATGCATCCACGAAGAAACTTAtcgagaagggaaaaattttaacggAAATATTAAAGCAAAAGCAGTACTCCCCTGTGAGTATCAGCTATCAGATTTGCCTCATCTATGCGGCCACGAAGGATTACCTCGCTAGCCTCACCATTGATAAGGTGCAGGATTTTGAGAAGAGGTACTTCGAATACCTAGACAACAATTACGCAGATGTGTTGAAGAAGATCCAGAACAACTGCGACTTGGCCGAGGTAGAAGACCAAATCAAGGAAAGCATTCAGCGTTTCTTGGAGCTTTACAAGGGTGAGAGTTCCTAA
- a CDS encoding autophagy-related protein 11, putative gives MDELSKDEKDPFLGYEGRKKGPTNNKYKIENLRGSIDNVMKDGNTLSDMDTLKESLAKLELFSERNNADLPMNLEVTERTSSSYNDRTCAQLRRELLKQKNLNWCLSLKIRSIHMKLNSLYAKKDQLERSVQNRMREIELQFLPGGRNQGHLTDQAPTEKEGKREERTYEDSLNKEKEKVEELKEKLVEHERTVQVSEVEKVKAELELKICKDKLNEEIENNENLYKKIKNYEANIERIKKEGEKYLDEVDELKLQLKMSRSANTQVDERNKLLQEEKGKLGQANNELKIRLQRVQACLTDFRNRERAFSNCSRKIMRIVTFLRESGKGGFTLGGKYTGMMSNTLVDTVAESLDDKMGDTLRYTLGVTVEDAQGFPLHGDTTFVQTELQLDEICASIQTLVGVKREFEGQRDELEKARSEAKATKKELERKRKNYEEVMQKMEELQMREERTVEEIATTKEKDERTIMRLRQTLHEESKLIITYKNRNEYNLMRIRRLKRRENKLFFQINKLRRYVEENKSKFERVNQVSNNKIKHIKQRNKELVTNLDDIHVQLERCVGQVNTVSKNMKIVEREKQKVTYQMNMLKSKNEQLAKELKISLKKNEAMKMKVYTLYSRMKKMKGKIKCANGRLSKVEKHHTKCNKNYKEELLRKDEYVEELQRKQKELQEELKEKEKTIKTNDECLHKLQEEIKLQEHEKDILNEEIKKKNFMIASKEEQINMLSNVESDLLKEGKVNQERLIERNKEIKSKLVQLKEIKIENVKMNDMINKLKKELINSELRCKMAYRDLEKLKKEKKIIITNLQNDLEEKEKCLQMTDQRVELLKREKEDDQSHIQHELKLLQKQMEELTTEKETYRGKVEQLNNELEQSLQKLKEGIEKNEETKKQNDNLFKQVDQYQKKINKQDEEIEALRKVHEDSERKMKEEYNHNEETLKKLFEEERKSMKIQFEALMQTERESHQKQIKEMVIQKEKEMDELSKKMQAEKERRQRDIESITEKHKEVVIKMKEEAQKEIDKMKDICEQSRKAQLLKVEKEKSLQSKIDECTSLLKEKDEEFQCAIRQYDQKLQDQNREMESLVNECEQKLKEARAAKRTCTTSNASVDASEEVSNIRSVTNLANPSKDIHLATIVQMEENLRERETKICQLEKDLLKSRRELAELAQKNRHLADGKAEADREVANLVAENQRLKEEEVRRNEEEVRRKEGSLDASPPSSPPVDSSPLLTISPHLQSDSASGDREEEPLADVEKKKKKKHKKGTFRNGCRKKEHNSEDVDTINGGNNSKEEMVEMEERKKTSDKKKKNGVRRKKGKGKNSLEDASDEDDGNSCYKEDTRGEKEEGDELLGEDAQKESMSLITINEENCYVFLKRINVKLDEIVDKLKAKEDPLLINDALNKINLAISTWNLFTDTNASTAEDPDRGSRPDGEVLLDEEAIQDGQSTQIEEAQATIPDIGEGHFSDERYEALKREVAEKVELIRQMV, from the exons ATGGACGAGCTATCGAAAGATGAGAAAGACCCTTTCTTG gGTTACGAAGGCAGAAAGAAGGGCCCAACCAACAATAAAT acaaaattgaaaaccTAAGGGGAAGTATAGACAACGTAATGAAGGATGGGAACACCCTGTCCGACATGGACACTCTAAAGGAATCCTTAGCCAAGCTGGAGCTATTCTCAGAGCGCAACAATGcg GATCTTCCCATGAATCTCGAAGTCACAGAGCGGACCAGTAGTTCCTACAATGATAGAACa TGCGCGCAGCTGAGGAGGGAATTGCTCAAGCAGAAGAACCTAAACTGGTGTCTGTCTCTGAAGATCCGAAGCATACACATGAAGCTAAACAGCCTCTATGCGAAGAAGGACCAACTTGAAAGGAGTGTGCAAAATAGGATGAGGGAGATCGAGTTGCAGTTCCTTCCTGGGGGAAGAAACCAGGGACATTTGACGGATCAG GCTCCcacagaaaaggaaggtaaaaGAGAGGAACGAACATATGAAGATTCCCTaaataaagagaaagaaaaagtggaggAATTGAAGGAGAAGCTAGTAGAACACGAAAGAACTGTTCAGGTAAGTGAAGTCGAGAAGGTCAAAGCTGAGTTGGAGCTGAAGATTTGTAAAGACAAGTTAAACgaggaaattgaaaataatgaaaatttatacaagaagataaaaaattacgaagCGAATAtagagagaataaaaaaggaaggagaaaaatatttggacGAAGTGGATGAGCTTAAATTACAGCTGAAAATGAGCCGAAGTGCGAACACCCAAGTGGACGAGAGGAACAAACTCTTGCaggaggagaaaggaaaattggGGCAAGCCAATAATGAGTTGAAGATAAGACTACAACGTGTACAGGCCTGTTTAACCGATTTCAGGAATAGGGAGAGAGCCTTCTCCAACTGTTCGAGGAAGATAATGAGAATCGTGACATTTCTGCGGGAAAGTGGCAAAGGCGGGTTCACACTAGGGGGGAAATATACTGGGATGATGAGCAACACGTTGGTTGATACAGTGGCCGAATCATTAGACGACAAGATGGGCGATACGTTGCGCTACACATTGGGTGTCACGGTGGAAGACGCACAAGGTTTTCCCCTGCACGGAGACACAACCTTTGTACAGACAGAGCTGCAACTGGACGAAATTTGTGCCTCCATCCAAACCTTGGTCGGGGTGAAGCGGGAGTTCGAG GGCCAAAGAGACGAATTGGAGAAAGCGCGCAGCGAGGCAAAGGCCACGAAGAAAGAACTTGAAAGGAAGCGGAAAAACTATGAGGAGGTTATGCAGAAAATGGAGGAATTACAAATGAGGGAGGAACGCACTGTGGAAGAAATTGCAACCACGAAGGAGAAGGACGAGAGAACGATTATGCGGTTAAGACAGACACTACATGAGGAGAGTAAGCTTATTATCACATACAAAAATAGGAATGAATACAACCTGATGCGGATTAGAAGACTGAAGAGGAGAGAAAACAAACTGTTCTTCCAAATAAATAAGTTAAGGAGGTATGTAGAAGAGAATAAGTCGAAATTCGAACGAGTGAATCAAGTGAGtaacaataaaataaaacacattAAGCAGAGGAATAAGGAATTGGTTACGAACCTGGATGATATTCACGTACAGTTGGAAAGGTGCGTAGGCCAAGTTAATACAGTtagtaaaaatatgaaaatagtGGAGAGAGAGAAGCAGAAGGTAACATACCAAATGAACATGCTTAAATCCAAAAATGAGCAGCTAGCcaaggaattaaaaatatctttgaaaaaaaacgaagcaaTGAAAATGAAGGTGTATACACTCTACagcagaatgaaaaaaatgaagggaaaaataaaatgcgcAAATGGAAGACTTAGCAAAGTAGAAAAACACCATACCAAGTGcaataaaaattacaaagaAGAACTGTTGAGAAAGGATGAATACGTGGAAGAGTTGCAAAGGAAACAGAAGGAACTACAGGAAGaattgaaggagaaggagaagaccATCAAGACAAATGATGAATGTCTACACAAACtacaagaagaaattaaactCCAGGAACATGAGAAGGATATCctgaatgaagaaataaagaagaaaaattttatgatAGCAAGTAAAGAGGAACAAATTAACATGCTAAGTAATGTAGAAAGCGATCTgcttaaggaaggaaaagtgaaCCAAGAAAGACTCATCGAAAGgaacaaggaaataaaaagtaagCTCGTCCAgttgaaagaaataaaaatagaaaacgTAAAGATGAATGATATGATTAATAAACTAAAGAAGGAATTGATAAATTCAGAGCTGAGGTGTAAAATGGCCTACAGAGAcctggaaaaattgaaaaaagaaaaaaaaataataattacaaATCTACAAAATGActtggaggaaaaggaaaaatgcctCCAGATGACAGACCAGAGAGTCGAATTACTCAAACGAGAAAAGGAGGATGACCAGTCCCACATCCAACATGAACTGAAATTACTACAAAAACAGATGGAGGAGCTAAccacagaaaaagaaacgtaTCGGGGAAAAGTGGAACAATTGAACAATGAGCTGGAACAGTCTCTACAAAAACTGAAGGAAggaatcgaaaaaaatgaggagacgaaaaaacaaaacgatAATCTCTTCAAACAAGTGGATCAATATCAGAAGAAGATAAACAAGCAGGATGAAGAAATAGAGGCCCTTCGAAAGGTACATGAAGATTCTGAACggaaaatgaaggaggagtACAACCATAATGAAGAGACATTAAAAAAGCTCtttgaagaggaaagaaaaagcatgAAGATCCAGTTTGAGGCGCTCATGCAGACAGAGAGGGAATCCCAtcaaaaacaaataaaagagATGGTCAtccagaaggagaaggaaatggacgaattgtccaaaaaaatgcaagcaGAAAAAGAGCGACGGCAAAGAGACATAGAATCAATCACGGAAAAACACAAAGAAGTGGTAATCaagatgaaggaagaagcacagaaagaaattgataaaatgaaagataTTTGCGAGCAGAGCCGGAAAGCACAACTTCTGAAagtcgaaaaggaaaaaagcctGCAGAGTAAAATTGATGAATGTACCTCCCTcttgaaggagaaggatgaAGAATTCCAGTGTGCCATTCGACAGTACGACCAGAAGCTTCAAGATCAAAATAGGGAAATGGAATCCTTGGTGAACGAGTGCGAACAGAAATTGAAAGAGGCAAGGGCGGCCAAGAGAACCTGCACCACTTCCAATGCCAGCGTCGACGCCTCCGAAGAGGTCTCTAACATTCGCAGTGTCACTAATTTGGCCAACCCTTCTAAGGATATCCACCTTGCCACCATTGTGCAGATGGAGGAAAACCTGAGGGAGAGGGAAACGAAGATTTGCCAATTGGAGAAGGATCTGCTGAAGTCGCGGCGGGAGTTGGCTGAGTTGGCTCAGAAGAATCGCCACCTGGCAGACGGGAAAGCGGAGGCAGACAGGGAGGTTGCGAATTTGGTGGCAGAGAATCAGAGactaaaggaagaagaggtgagaaggaatgaagaagaggtgagaaggaaggaaggcagCCTCGATGCTTCCCCCCCGAGTTCTCCTCCCGTGGACAGCTCTCCCCTGCTTACTATTTCTCCTCACCTTCAGAGCGACAGTGCATCCGGTGACCGGGAAGAAGAGCCTTTGGCTGacgtggaaaagaaaaaaaaaaagaagcataaAAAAGGCACCTTCAGAAATGGATGCCGTAAAAAGGAACATAATTCTGAAGACGTGGATACCATCAATGGTGGAAATAACAGTAAGGAGGAGATGGTGGAAATGGAGGAGCGGAAGAAAACTTctgacaaaaagaaaaaaaatggtgtgagaaggaaaaaaggaaaaggcaaaaatagTTTGGAAGATGCAAGTGATGAGGACGATGGGAATAGTTGCTACAAGGAAGACACACGAGgagagaaggaggagggggaCGAACTCCTCGGCGAAGACGCACAGAAGGAATCAATGAGTCTCATAACGATAAACGAAGAAAACTGCTACGTATTCTTGAAAAGAATAAACGTAAAGTTGGATGAAATTGTAGACAAGCTCAAAGCCAAGGAAGACCCCCTGCTCATAAATGACGCACTCAACAAAATAAATCTGGCCATCTCCACGTGGAATTTATTTACGGATACGAACGCTTCAACTGCGGAGGATCCGGATAGGGGGTCTCGACCGGATGGAGAAGTTCTGTTGGATGAAGAGGCCATACAGGATGGTCAATCCACACAGATTGAGGAGGCCCAAGCGACCATTCCAGATATAGGTGAGGGGCATTTCTCCGATGAACGGTACGAAGCTCTCAAGAGGGAAGTCGCCGAAAAGGTGGAGCTCATTCGCCAGATGGTGTGA